CATGTGCGTATTCGCGCACGACAATGTCGATTTTCGCTTTTTTAGCGGCGTTTATGGCGGGTGTCATGGGGGTGCGGCTACAAAGACGCGCGGCAAAAGTCCAGTCCGAAGAAGCGAAGCGGGCGCGACGCGTCCCGATCAAAGGATGCGCCGCGCCTCATGGTCCGGATCGCGGCCTAGATCGCGGCCTGGGCCGAGGCCAGAATGTAGTCCTTGATGTCGTCGATGGTCACTACGGGCAGGTCATGGCGTTTTCCGAATTCCTGGATCTGGGGCATGCGGGCCATGGTGCCGTCTTCGTTGGTCACTTCGCACAAGACGCCGCAGGGCTTGAGCCCTGCCAGACGCATGAGGTCCACGGTGGCCTCGGTGTGGCCTTCGCGTTCCAGCACTCCTCCGGGCCGGGCCCTGAGCGGAAAGATGTGTCCGGGCCGGTGCAGATCCCCCGGCCGGGCGTCATCGGCAATGGCGGCATGTACTGTGCGCACGCGGTCGGCGGCGGACACGCCGGTGGTCACGCCGCTCGCGGCCTCGATGGAAACGGTGAAGGCAGTCTGATAGCGGCTGGAGTTGTTGTGGACCATGGGCGGCAGATCGAGCGCGCGCGCTTTGTCTTCGGGCAGGCAGAGGCAGACGATGCCGCTGCATTCGCGGATGAGCATGGCCATTTGGGCCGTGGTCAGGGACTCGGCGGCGAAGATCAGGTCGCCTTCGTTTTCGCGGTTTTCGTTGTCGGTGACCAGCACCCCACGGCCTTGTTGCAAGGCCGCAAGGGCGCGTTCGACCCGGACGCGGGGAGGGGTGTTTTCGAAATTCTCTGAAATCTGATTCACGGTGGTTCTCCTTGGAATTGAGCGTGAATCAGGGCGCGGCAAAAAACCGTTCACGCCCGTGAACGGCGGCCGTCTTCTCTTTCATCCGGACTGTCACCGTCGGCTCCGGCTTCTCACCGGATCTGCTGACCTTCCGGACCCCCGGAAGCGCTCGCGGGCTCCCCGCCAAAAACGGGACACCGCCGGTGGGGAATTGCACCCCGCCCTGAGAAGTGGGCACAATGCGCGGTGAGGCGGGCGCTGTCAACGGTTCTAAAACCATTGCGGCCCATGTATGACAAAATGGCAAATTCGGTCATTGCCTCGCGCACGGGAAGGGGGTAGGGTGCTTAAATAGAGAACATGCCACAAGGACTTTCCCTTGTGGCTTTTTTTTCCCGCAACGTCACTTTAAAGGATCAATCATGACAGAAAATCAAATACAAGCAGGCAGTTCCGTCGAGTCCCTGTGCAAGAAGTGTAAGACCGTGACCGACCATCACGTGGTCGTCATGGCCGGTGAAAAGATCGCCAAGGTCGAGTGCAAGGTTTGTAACGCACGTCACGCTTACGTGTCTCCTACTGCCGAGCCCAAGGTCAAAAAGCCCGCCACCCCGCGCCCCAAGAAGGCAGCCCTGGCCTCCACCAAGCAGGCCCTGGCCTTGGCTGAGCAGTGGGAAAAGCTGGTCACTCCTTGTGCCAAGCCCTTGACCTACAGCATGGAGCGTACGTTTCAGATCGGTGATGTCATTGATCATCCGACCTTTGGCCTGGGTTATGTCCAGAAACTCATGAAGCCTTGCACTGCTGAAATCCAGTTCAAGGACGCCATTCGCAATATGCGCTGCGGGACATTCAAATAGGCTTCAAGGCTTTTCTCTTGCCGCTAGCTGCCTTAAACGGCCGCCTTTCCGGACTTGCGCCCTAAATAAAGATCCGCTTTTTTCGTTTCTTTCCTTCTTGACGTCGCACGAAAGGTGC
This DNA window, taken from Desulfomicrobium sp. ZS1, encodes the following:
- the ribB gene encoding 3,4-dihydroxy-2-butanone-4-phosphate synthase, yielding MNQISENFENTPPRVRVERALAALQQGRGVLVTDNENRENEGDLIFAAESLTTAQMAMLIRECSGIVCLCLPEDKARALDLPPMVHNNSSRYQTAFTVSIEAASGVTTGVSAADRVRTVHAAIADDARPGDLHRPGHIFPLRARPGGVLEREGHTEATVDLMRLAGLKPCGVLCEVTNEDGTMARMPQIQEFGKRHDLPVVTIDDIKDYILASAQAAI